In one Haloplanus salinus genomic region, the following are encoded:
- a CDS encoding DUF21 domain-containing protein: MVGPRSRTFCLRPRRFSPLDTTTRTTAFDSTTLSVAASSGLLAASAFVSSTAIAVFSLSRGWLDERVAAQDRRAAVLVGLRDDPHRLLVTLLVGNNLVKVAISGVLAVLLAERFPGGMAVAPTTVVAGSVVLVSGEILPKAYGPGRAESWRLTAARPVRVVERLLLPIVIVFDVVTRRAGRMMGGGPDIEEPYTDIDPKHAGGEGAK; the protein is encoded by the coding sequence ATGGTCGGGCCGCGTTCAAGAACTTTCTGTCTCCGGCCCCGCCGTTTTTCACCTCTCGACACGACGACACGCACGACCGCGTTCGATTCGACGACCCTGAGCGTCGCCGCGTCGAGCGGCCTACTGGCGGCGAGTGCCTTCGTCTCCAGTACCGCAATCGCCGTCTTCTCGCTCTCGCGGGGGTGGCTCGACGAACGCGTCGCCGCACAGGACCGGCGAGCGGCGGTCCTCGTCGGCCTCCGTGACGACCCGCATCGCCTGCTCGTGACGCTGCTCGTCGGCAACAACCTCGTCAAGGTCGCCATCTCGGGCGTCCTCGCGGTCCTCCTCGCGGAACGGTTCCCCGGTGGGATGGCCGTCGCGCCGACGACCGTCGTCGCGGGGAGTGTCGTCCTCGTCTCCGGCGAGATCCTGCCGAAGGCGTACGGACCGGGTCGCGCCGAGTCGTGGCGGCTGACTGCGGCGCGACCCGTACGGGTCGTCGAGCGCCTCCTCCTGCCTATCGTGATCGTCTTCGACGTCGTGACGCGACGGGCGGGAAGGATGATGGGCGGCGGTCCGGACATCGAGGAGCCGTACACCGACATCGATCCGAAGCACGCGGGGGGCGAAGGAGCGAAGTGA
- a CDS encoding DUF5788 family protein, which yields MKEFERKQLLERVNREGATVGADIPERITVQGEEVNLQQFVFEIKRRETVPAGERERVDRAKKNLRRERLQRLQRIEDDEVSYEEGERLVESIIGIDRALNALEQLGPANLETEAQAQEAADRKRWMSFLKKALGHEDTSHNTRGRP from the coding sequence GTGAAAGAGTTCGAGCGCAAGCAGCTCCTCGAACGCGTCAACCGCGAGGGGGCGACGGTGGGCGCGGACATCCCCGAGCGCATCACCGTGCAGGGCGAGGAGGTGAACCTCCAGCAGTTCGTCTTCGAGATCAAGCGCCGAGAGACGGTGCCCGCGGGGGAGCGCGAACGGGTCGACCGCGCGAAGAAGAACCTCCGGCGCGAGCGCCTCCAGCGCCTCCAGCGCATCGAGGACGACGAGGTGAGCTACGAGGAGGGCGAGCGGCTGGTCGAGAGCATCATCGGCATCGATCGGGCGCTCAACGCCCTCGAACAGCTCGGCCCCGCGAACCTCGAAACCGAGGCGCAAGCACAGGAGGCGGCCGACCGCAAGCGCTGGATGTCCTTCCTGAAGAAGGCGTTGGGCCACGAGGACACCAGCCACAACACGCGGGGGCGCCCGTGA
- a CDS encoding class I SAM-dependent methyltransferase — protein MKGEEWYQADEVAQEYDVKRFSRGGRLIDRREKRAVLDALNPLDDRTVLEIACGTGRFTVMLAERGADIVGLDISSAMMSEGRKKARAAGVADRIEFIRGDAARLPFPDDHFDTVFAMRFFHLADTPAKFLAEMCRVSKEQVFFDTFNDRSTRVLYNSLLPMGSHLYGHEEVQRLIDGAGLTLTDASHDFVLPYGFYRKIPNRLAGAFRSADTAIGDTSLGDYVASVSYWNAHV, from the coding sequence GTGAAAGGAGAGGAGTGGTACCAGGCGGACGAAGTCGCCCAGGAGTACGACGTCAAGCGGTTTTCACGCGGTGGGCGGCTGATCGACCGCCGGGAAAAGCGGGCCGTTCTCGACGCGTTGAACCCCCTCGACGACCGGACGGTGCTGGAAATTGCCTGCGGGACGGGACGGTTCACGGTCATGCTGGCCGAACGCGGGGCGGACATCGTCGGCCTCGACATCTCCTCGGCGATGATGTCGGAGGGTCGGAAGAAAGCCCGCGCGGCGGGCGTCGCCGACCGCATCGAGTTCATCCGCGGCGACGCCGCCCGACTCCCCTTCCCGGACGACCACTTCGACACCGTCTTCGCGATGCGATTTTTTCACCTCGCCGACACGCCGGCGAAGTTCCTCGCGGAGATGTGTCGGGTCTCCAAGGAGCAGGTCTTCTTCGATACGTTCAACGACCGAAGCACGCGCGTCCTCTACAACTCGCTGCTTCCGATGGGGTCACACCTCTACGGCCACGAGGAGGTGCAACGCCTCATCGACGGGGCGGGACTGACGCTCACCGACGCGAGTCACGACTTCGTCCTTCCCTACGGCTTCTACCGGAAGATACCCAACCGCCTCGCCGGCGCGTTCCGGAGCGCCGACACCGCAATCGGCGACACGTCACTCGGCGATTACGTCGCGTCGGTGTCCTATTGGAACGCACACGTGTAG
- the polX gene encoding DNA polymerase/3'-5' exonuclease PolX gives MSRNADVAARFEEMADLLEARDVEFKPRSYRRAAENVRDCPVAVAELVDEGKDAVMDVDGVGDALADKIIEYVETGTIEELEELREQLPVDMAALTSVEGVGPKTVGTLYEALGITTLDELEAAARDGEIRAVSGFGEKTEGNILENIPFARQAQKRELLGDARPIAEELLDALRDADPIDRAEVAGSLRRWRETIGDVDLLAASADGEAAVEAFLGWDPDAEVIESGTTKASVRARGVRIDLRVVVPAEFGSALQYFTGSKDHNVHLRNLAIGRDLKMNEYGIFDVSEASGTPREAGDDQRAGERLGGETEAEMYGALDLPVIPPELREDRGEIEAAQAGELPDLVTDAEIRGDLHTHTDWSDGSESVETMIAAAAERGDDYLAITDHATGPGMVGGVGLDDDELREQRETVAAAAADAEVEVLHGVEANVDADGGLSVGEDVLADLDIVIASPHSDLGMDRAAATERLVRAVEHPETDVLGHPTGRLINDRSGLTLDVERLATAAADAGTALEVNANPHRLDLNDAAIRTAVETGATVVVDTDAHGTGELDFRRYGVHTARRGWAETADVLNTRSVADLRSWLG, from the coding sequence GTGAGCCGGAACGCCGACGTCGCCGCCCGGTTCGAGGAGATGGCCGACCTCCTCGAGGCACGAGACGTGGAGTTCAAACCCCGGAGCTACCGTCGCGCCGCCGAGAACGTCCGCGACTGTCCCGTGGCGGTCGCGGAACTGGTCGACGAGGGGAAAGACGCGGTGATGGACGTCGACGGCGTCGGCGACGCCCTCGCGGACAAGATCATCGAGTACGTCGAGACCGGAACGATCGAGGAGCTCGAGGAACTTCGCGAGCAGCTGCCCGTCGACATGGCGGCGCTCACGAGCGTCGAAGGGGTCGGGCCGAAGACGGTCGGAACGCTCTACGAGGCGCTCGGGATCACGACGCTCGACGAGCTCGAAGCCGCGGCACGCGACGGCGAGATCCGTGCGGTCTCGGGCTTCGGCGAGAAGACCGAGGGGAACATCTTAGAGAACATCCCCTTCGCCCGACAGGCCCAGAAGCGGGAACTACTCGGGGACGCCCGCCCCATCGCGGAGGAGCTACTCGACGCCCTCCGCGACGCCGACCCCATCGACCGTGCCGAGGTCGCAGGGTCGCTCCGACGGTGGCGCGAGACGATCGGTGACGTGGACCTTCTCGCCGCGAGCGCGGACGGCGAGGCGGCGGTCGAGGCTTTCCTCGGCTGGGACCCGGACGCCGAGGTGATCGAATCCGGGACCACCAAGGCGAGCGTCCGTGCCCGAGGCGTGCGGATCGACTTGCGGGTCGTCGTTCCCGCGGAGTTCGGGTCGGCGCTCCAGTATTTCACCGGGAGCAAGGATCACAACGTCCACCTGCGCAACCTCGCCATCGGCCGCGACCTGAAGATGAACGAGTACGGAATCTTCGACGTGAGCGAGGCGTCGGGGACGCCTCGGGAAGCCGGCGACGACCAACGCGCCGGGGAGCGCCTCGGCGGCGAGACGGAAGCGGAGATGTACGGCGCCCTCGATCTACCCGTGATCCCACCGGAGCTCCGCGAGGATCGGGGCGAGATCGAGGCCGCGCAAGCGGGCGAGCTACCCGACCTGGTGACCGACGCCGAGATTCGGGGTGACCTCCACACCCACACCGACTGGTCGGACGGGTCGGAGTCGGTCGAAACGATGATCGCGGCGGCCGCGGAGCGTGGCGACGACTACCTCGCGATCACCGACCACGCGACCGGGCCGGGCATGGTCGGGGGTGTCGGCCTCGATGACGACGAACTACGCGAGCAACGCGAGACCGTCGCCGCGGCCGCCGCGGACGCCGAGGTCGAGGTCCTCCACGGCGTCGAGGCCAACGTCGACGCCGACGGCGGCCTCTCGGTGGGCGAGGACGTCCTCGCCGACCTCGACATCGTGATCGCCTCACCCCACAGCGACCTCGGGATGGATCGGGCGGCGGCGACCGAGCGCCTCGTCCGCGCGGTCGAACACCCGGAGACGGACGTGCTCGGCCACCCGACCGGCCGCCTCATCAACGACCGATCGGGGCTCACGCTCGACGTGGAGCGCCTCGCGACGGCCGCGGCCGACGCCGGAACGGCGCTGGAAGTGAACGCCAACCCCCACCGCCTCGACCTGAACGACGCGGCGATCCGGACCGCCGTCGAGACGGGGGCGACGGTCGTCGTCGACACCGACGCCCACGGAACCGGCGAACTCGACTTTCGACGGTACGGCGTCCATACGGCACGGCGGGGGTGGGCGGAGACGGCCGACGTGCTCAACACGCGGTCGGTCGCGGACCTGCGGTCGTGGCTCGGATGA
- a CDS encoding helix-turn-helix domain-containing protein: protein MSTTAADSVGDDRLTTTEYRERLRELPPSAKLVAKVLESDSPLSQGQLAEESLLPDRTVRYALNRLEESDIVDSRYSFKDARKQVYFLRT, encoded by the coding sequence ATGAGCACCACAGCGGCCGACTCCGTTGGTGACGACCGACTCACGACCACCGAATACCGAGAACGACTGCGCGAACTCCCGCCGAGTGCGAAGCTCGTCGCGAAGGTGCTCGAAAGCGACTCGCCGCTCTCGCAGGGGCAACTCGCCGAGGAGTCGCTACTCCCCGACCGGACGGTTCGATACGCGCTGAACCGGCTGGAGGAGTCCGACATCGTCGACTCCCGGTACAGCTTCAAGGACGCCCGAAAGCAGGTCTACTTCCTCCGAACCTGA
- a CDS encoding flippase-like domain-containing protein, translating into MDSGVEVSVVLPAYNEADTIEGTVRTTLSTLAAFLPSGSFEVLVAEDGCDDRTPAIADRLAAADERVRHVHSDERLGRGGALERAFAAADGDTLVYFDTDLATDMDHLEELVERVRSGEADVATGSRWLPGNVADRPAKRGVPSRAYNGLVRLFLRSPLRDHQCGFKSLSREAFEHLHADVADEHWFWDTELLVRAQRAGFEVAEFPVEWEPKGDTKVDLVRDVFGMGSQILRLWWQLSVSPRITRRVSVGAGALLTVVALALMTLYLDPRAVLAELEGANLRLVALAAVVYLLSWPLRGARYRDILNELGYRERLGFLTGAVFISQTGNLVFPARAGDAVRAYVVKARRGIPYPTGFASLAVERVFDLLTITALGGTVLVGYVLTGATGQIVTAVSDGVPGVDPRSARVALAVAAGVAAAALLAVAAIVVSARRDDNLVRRVVTGVSSDSYADYVAGVLERFVADVQMIAADRGAFARVGVNSLAIWGLDVVTAIIVLAAFDVALAPATLVAVGFFAVSVGNLAKVLPLSPGGIGLYEAAFTLLVAGLTPATGATAFGAAVLDHAVKNLVTVAGGVVSMLSLNVSLTSAVDETTGAGTDAKPDPDPDVE; encoded by the coding sequence ATGGACTCCGGCGTGGAAGTGAGCGTCGTCCTCCCCGCGTACAACGAGGCGGACACCATCGAGGGGACGGTGCGGACGACGCTCTCGACGCTCGCTGCCTTCCTCCCGTCCGGCTCCTTCGAGGTGCTCGTCGCGGAGGACGGCTGCGACGACCGGACGCCGGCGATCGCGGACCGGTTGGCCGCCGCGGACGAGCGCGTGCGCCACGTTCACAGCGACGAGCGACTCGGTCGCGGCGGCGCGCTCGAACGCGCCTTCGCCGCCGCCGACGGCGACACGCTCGTCTACTTCGACACCGACCTCGCGACGGACATGGACCATCTGGAGGAACTCGTCGAACGGGTCCGCTCCGGCGAGGCCGACGTGGCGACCGGATCACGCTGGCTCCCCGGTAACGTCGCGGATCGGCCGGCCAAACGGGGCGTGCCCTCCCGCGCCTACAACGGTCTCGTCCGCCTGTTCCTCCGTTCGCCGCTCCGCGATCACCAGTGTGGGTTCAAGTCCCTGAGCCGCGAGGCGTTCGAGCACCTGCACGCGGACGTGGCGGACGAGCACTGGTTCTGGGACACGGAACTCCTCGTCCGCGCCCAGCGCGCCGGCTTCGAGGTGGCGGAGTTCCCCGTCGAGTGGGAGCCCAAAGGCGACACGAAAGTCGACCTCGTGCGGGACGTGTTCGGGATGGGGAGTCAGATCCTTCGGCTGTGGTGGCAGCTGTCGGTCAGCCCCCGGATCACCCGCCGGGTGAGCGTCGGCGCGGGCGCGCTCCTCACCGTCGTCGCCCTCGCGTTGATGACGCTGTATCTCGACCCGCGGGCGGTCCTCGCGGAGCTGGAAGGCGCGAACCTCCGCCTCGTCGCGCTCGCCGCCGTCGTCTACCTGCTCTCCTGGCCGCTCCGGGGCGCCCGCTACCGGGATATCCTGAACGAACTCGGCTATCGCGAGCGTCTCGGCTTCCTCACCGGCGCCGTCTTCATCAGTCAGACGGGTAACCTCGTCTTTCCCGCGCGAGCGGGCGACGCCGTCCGCGCGTACGTCGTGAAGGCGCGTCGCGGCATCCCGTACCCCACCGGCTTCGCGTCGCTGGCCGTCGAGCGCGTCTTCGACCTGCTGACGATCACCGCCCTCGGCGGGACCGTCCTCGTTGGCTACGTCCTCACGGGCGCGACGGGACAGATCGTCACCGCCGTCTCCGACGGGGTGCCGGGGGTCGACCCCCGGAGCGCACGGGTCGCGCTCGCCGTCGCCGCCGGCGTCGCGGCCGCGGCCCTCCTCGCCGTCGCCGCTATCGTAGTCAGCGCGCGCCGCGACGACAACTTGGTGCGGCGGGTCGTCACCGGCGTGAGTTCGGACTCCTACGCCGACTACGTGGCGGGGGTCCTAGAGCGTTTCGTCGCCGACGTGCAGATGATCGCCGCCGACCGTGGCGCGTTCGCCCGCGTGGGCGTCAACAGCCTCGCCATCTGGGGGCTCGACGTGGTGACTGCGATCATCGTCCTCGCGGCGTTCGACGTCGCCCTCGCGCCGGCGACGCTCGTCGCGGTCGGCTTCTTCGCGGTGAGCGTCGGCAACCTCGCGAAGGTGCTTCCCCTCTCGCCCGGGGGGATCGGCCTCTACGAGGCGGCGTTCACGCTACTGGTCGCGGGCCTGACGCCCGCCACGGGCGCGACGGCCTTCGGCGCCGCGGTCCTCGACCACGCGGTGAAGAATCTCGTCACCGTCGCCGGCGGCGTCGTCTCCATGCTCTCGCTCAACGTCTCCCTCACGAGCGCGGTGGACGAGACGACGGGGGCGGGGACGGACGCGAAACCGGACCCCGATCCCGACGTGGAGTAG
- a CDS encoding DUF7575 domain-containing protein → MGERDRRAVVAVVVSVLGAVIGVAGAGHAYLREWGRAFAWFSLVLGAGLMLIATFVDAEAVTLSTLPLRVSGPLLLLFTLNTFDAYRVARRSGRGGVGRRTPVRGDAEPSASCPSCGREFDPELSFCPWCAGTRDDERIGDR, encoded by the coding sequence ATGGGTGAGCGGGATCGTCGGGCGGTCGTTGCCGTCGTCGTGAGCGTGCTCGGTGCGGTGATCGGCGTCGCCGGCGCGGGCCACGCCTACCTCCGCGAGTGGGGCCGCGCGTTCGCGTGGTTCTCGCTCGTACTCGGGGCCGGACTCATGCTGATCGCAACCTTCGTCGACGCCGAGGCGGTGACGCTCTCGACGCTCCCGCTCCGCGTGAGCGGGCCGCTCCTCCTGTTGTTTACGCTGAACACGTTCGATGCGTACCGCGTCGCTCGTCGGTCGGGGCGCGGGGGTGTCGGTCGCCGAACGCCGGTCCGAGGCGACGCGGAGCCGTCCGCTTCGTGCCCGTCCTGCGGCCGGGAGTTCGATCCGGAGCTTTCCTTCTGTCCGTGGTGTGCGGGCACGCGCGACGACGAACGGATCGGGGATCGCTGA
- a CDS encoding Mut7-C RNAse domain-containing protein: protein MTRFLCDAMLGKLARYLRMCGYDTAYALDRGVEADAAVGDLTRREGRTLLTRDADLAARTAGAVLLTERDVEAQLRELRDVGVSLSLPETPRRCGRCNGTLERVDADGGTPADAPDPAGTPVWRCVECGQHFWKGSHWDDVRSRLP, encoded by the coding sequence ATGACCCGCTTTCTCTGTGACGCGATGCTCGGCAAACTGGCGCGCTACCTGCGGATGTGTGGCTACGATACGGCGTACGCGCTCGACCGGGGGGTCGAGGCGGACGCCGCGGTCGGTGACCTGACGCGCCGAGAGGGCCGGACGCTCCTCACCCGGGACGCCGACCTCGCGGCGCGGACGGCGGGCGCCGTCCTGCTCACGGAACGGGACGTCGAGGCACAGCTACGCGAACTCCGAGATGTGGGCGTGTCGCTGTCGCTGCCGGAGACGCCGCGGCGATGTGGGCGGTGCAACGGGACGCTCGAACGGGTCGACGCGGACGGGGGGACGCCCGCCGACGCGCCGGACCCCGCGGGGACGCCCGTCTGGCGGTGTGTGGAGTGCGGACAGCACTTCTGGAAGGGGAGCCACTGGGACGACGTTCGAAGCCGGCTGCCTTAG
- a CDS encoding helical backbone metal receptor, translating into MAPPNRIVSLAPAATATLRELGVADRLVGITTHCRAELDADPTVLGGWLNPDLDELAALDPDIVCTSDALQAEVRDALRDRGVRVYHMDARTLPEVIDGFAALGGAVGREGAGERLAARSRERLDRIRDRATDARPTVYCEEWADPPMAAGNWVPGIVAAAGGRHPFVDPGDRSRAVAREAVEAADPDHVVLHHCGHGSRADPATFADRGWAVDAEVHVVDDALLNQPSPNLIDGAERLAGLF; encoded by the coding sequence ATGGCCCCACCGAACCGCATCGTCTCCCTCGCGCCGGCGGCCACCGCGACCCTTCGCGAACTCGGCGTCGCGGACCGCCTGGTCGGGATCACGACCCACTGCCGCGCCGAACTCGACGCCGATCCAACGGTCCTCGGCGGGTGGTTGAACCCGGATCTGGACGAACTGGCGGCGCTCGACCCCGATATCGTCTGTACGAGCGATGCCCTCCAGGCGGAGGTTCGGGACGCGCTCCGTGACCGCGGCGTCCGCGTCTACCACATGGACGCCCGGACGCTCCCCGAGGTGATCGACGGCTTCGCCGCCCTCGGCGGCGCCGTGGGTCGGGAGGGTGCTGGCGAGCGGTTGGCCGCCCGGAGCCGCGAACGGCTCGACCGGATCCGTGACCGGGCGACGGACGCGCGGCCGACCGTCTACTGCGAGGAGTGGGCCGACCCGCCGATGGCCGCCGGCAACTGGGTGCCCGGAATCGTCGCCGCCGCGGGCGGACGCCACCCCTTCGTCGACCCGGGCGATCGGTCACGGGCCGTCGCGCGCGAAGCCGTCGAGGCAGCCGACCCGGACCACGTCGTCCTCCACCACTGTGGGCACGGGTCACGCGCCGACCCCGCGACGTTCGCCGACCGCGGGTGGGCCGTGGACGCCGAGGTCCACGTCGTCGACGACGCCCTCCTGAACCAACCGAGTCCGAACCTGATCGACGGCGCCGAACGGCTGGCTGGACTGTTCTGA
- a CDS encoding DNA-methyltransferase — MRTEHVLHVGDAGDMSAVADESTHLVVTSPPYPMIDLWDDLFAARDPDVRAALDAGDGDAAFDLMHAQLDAVWDEVTRVLAPGGVACVNVGDATRSVGDEFQQYPNHARIVDALRSRGLTPLPDVLWRKPTNSHTKFMGSGTLPPNAYVTLEHEYVLLFRKGGPRSLPPGDDRRYESAYFWEERNRWFSDLWEFRGEEQALETGDRRDRSAAFPLEVPLRLIRMFSVRGDRVLDPFAGTGTTALAAMHAARNSVGYELDGDLFAALDDRLDDLPACSERRVADRLDRHRAAMVDRDGGYEADHFDFRVVTKRERRIRPYVVGSVAERSDGTGRRYVLDHHPADGVNRDPSEG; from the coding sequence ATGCGGACGGAACACGTCCTCCACGTCGGCGACGCGGGTGACATGAGCGCCGTCGCCGACGAGTCGACCCACCTCGTCGTCACGTCGCCGCCGTACCCGATGATCGACCTCTGGGACGACCTCTTCGCGGCGCGCGACCCGGACGTGCGCGCAGCCCTGGACGCCGGCGACGGCGACGCCGCGTTCGACCTGATGCACGCCCAACTCGACGCCGTGTGGGACGAAGTGACCCGCGTCCTCGCGCCCGGCGGCGTCGCCTGTGTCAACGTCGGCGACGCCACCCGCTCGGTCGGGGACGAGTTCCAGCAGTACCCCAACCACGCCCGGATCGTCGACGCCCTCCGCTCCCGTGGGTTGACGCCACTTCCGGACGTGCTCTGGCGGAAGCCGACCAACAGCCACACCAAGTTCATGGGGTCGGGGACGCTCCCGCCGAACGCCTACGTCACGCTCGAACACGAGTACGTCCTCCTCTTCCGGAAGGGCGGGCCGCGGTCCCTCCCGCCGGGCGACGACCGCCGGTACGAGAGCGCGTACTTCTGGGAGGAGCGCAATCGCTGGTTCTCCGACCTCTGGGAGTTTCGCGGCGAGGAACAGGCGCTCGAGACCGGCGACCGACGCGACCGATCCGCAGCGTTCCCGCTGGAGGTGCCGCTGCGGCTGATCCGGATGTTCTCCGTCCGCGGCGACCGGGTGCTCGATCCGTTCGCGGGGACGGGGACGACGGCGCTCGCCGCCATGCACGCCGCGCGAAACTCGGTCGGCTACGAGCTGGACGGCGACCTGTTCGCGGCCCTCGACGACCGACTGGACGACCTGCCCGCGTGCTCCGAGCGTCGGGTGGCCGACCGACTCGACCGCCACCGCGCGGCGATGGTCGACCGCGACGGCGGCTACGAGGCCGACCACTTCGACTTTCGAGTGGTGACGAAACGCGAGCGACGGATACGCCCCTACGTCGTCGGCTCGGTGGCGGAGCGGTCCGACGGAACGGGCCGGCGGTACGTCCTCGATCACCATCCGGCCGACGGGGTTAACCGAGACCCGTCCGAGGGGTGA
- a CDS encoding glycosyltransferase family 2 protein, with translation MDLSVVVPTLNGRDRLAACLDALDAHAPDAEVIVVNGPSTDGTTGMIRDRDDVDVLVEVSTRTANVSRNAGLEVVTGDVVALLRYDLVVEPSWLAGLEGGLPEAPVVTGPTHRTLDGGMTTEESERRRVGSREVTYFNGGNVAFRRSVLDALDGFDEYLETGGDRDAAHRLAALDYAVAWRPEMCVRQEYSADGGVTTGDRGVEFRSLAYRLVKNYGVQPAAATGTIRRALRDALDAGRDVVRGDLAPTEWFGTGRAVVTGVARGVADGLAARVEDRTPTRNPHGVSDRSDRAVARYDWR, from the coding sequence ATGGACCTCTCGGTAGTAGTACCGACCCTCAACGGCCGGGATCGGCTCGCAGCGTGTCTCGATGCCCTCGACGCGCACGCCCCGGACGCGGAGGTGATCGTCGTCAACGGGCCGTCGACCGACGGCACTACCGGGATGATCCGCGACCGCGACGACGTCGACGTACTGGTCGAGGTGTCCACCCGTACCGCGAACGTCTCCCGCAACGCCGGCCTCGAAGTCGTGACCGGCGACGTGGTGGCGCTCCTCCGGTACGACCTCGTGGTCGAACCGTCGTGGCTCGCGGGGCTCGAAGGTGGACTCCCGGAGGCGCCGGTCGTCACCGGCCCGACCCACCGCACCCTCGACGGCGGCATGACGACCGAGGAGTCCGAGCGCCGGCGAGTCGGCTCCCGCGAGGTGACCTACTTCAACGGCGGGAACGTCGCCTTCCGGCGATCCGTTCTCGACGCCCTCGACGGCTTCGACGAATACCTCGAAACCGGTGGCGACCGGGACGCCGCCCACCGCCTCGCCGCCCTCGACTACGCGGTGGCGTGGCGACCGGAGATGTGCGTCCGACAGGAGTACTCCGCCGACGGCGGCGTCACCACGGGCGACCGTGGCGTCGAGTTCCGATCGCTCGCCTACCGTCTCGTGAAGAACTACGGCGTCCAGCCGGCCGCGGCCACCGGGACGATCCGACGCGCCCTGCGGGACGCCCTCGACGCCGGGCGGGACGTCGTCCGCGGGGACTTGGCGCCGACCGAGTGGTTTGGCACGGGGCGAGCCGTCGTGACCGGCGTCGCCCGCGGCGTCGCGGACGGTCTCGCCGCCCGCGTCGAGGATCGAACGCCCACGCGCAACCCCCACGGCGTCTCCGACCGCTCGGACCGCGCGGTCGCCCGGTACGACTGGCGCTGA
- a CDS encoding type I 3-dehydroquinate dehydratase: MSMEFDSLVIAAATADLDDEPAARDHADAVEFRMDLAATPLAALDDYGGTLPVIATNRDPSEGGEADAPERERLAALEAASEHDAVGAVDIELASLRDDPGRQAAATARSNGARVIASVHDFESTPSTARLDETLARAADRGDVGKAAVTATTPGDALRVLSATHAATERGDRVATMAMGEAGRHTRAVAPLYGSKIGYAPVDPAEATAPGQYDLATLADLIDRLGDRQRL; the protein is encoded by the coding sequence GTGAGCATGGAGTTCGACTCGTTGGTGATCGCGGCGGCGACGGCCGACCTCGACGACGAACCGGCGGCTCGCGACCACGCCGACGCCGTCGAGTTCCGGATGGATCTCGCGGCCACCCCGCTCGCGGCACTCGACGACTACGGCGGGACGCTGCCGGTGATCGCCACGAACCGCGATCCGTCGGAGGGCGGCGAGGCCGACGCCCCGGAGCGGGAGCGACTGGCGGCGCTGGAGGCGGCGAGCGAACACGACGCCGTCGGCGCGGTCGACATCGAACTCGCGAGCCTGCGCGACGATCCGGGACGGCAGGCGGCAGCGACGGCCCGTTCCAACGGTGCGCGCGTCATCGCGTCGGTCCACGACTTCGAGTCGACGCCCTCGACCGCCCGACTCGACGAGACGCTCGCGAGGGCGGCCGACCGTGGCGACGTGGGGAAGGCTGCAGTGACCGCGACGACGCCCGGCGACGCGTTGCGGGTGTTGTCGGCGACGCACGCGGCGACCGAACGCGGCGACCGGGTGGCGACGATGGCGATGGGCGAGGCCGGCCGGCACACCCGGGCGGTCGCCCCGCTCTACGGCTCGAAGATCGGTTACGCGCCGGTCGATCCCGCCGAGGCGACCGCGCCAGGACAGTACGATCTGGCGACGCTCGCGGACCTGATCGACCGTCTCGGCGACCGGCAGAGGCTATAA